The Henckelia pumila isolate YLH828 chromosome 2, ASM3356847v2, whole genome shotgun sequence genome includes a window with the following:
- the LOC140883782 gene encoding serine/threonine-protein kinase OXI1 yields MHGGDHHEGTAFSLNLNDLNIISALGRGAKGVVFLVKKQGDGKLLALKAISRSSIEKKKHGKTTGVSIGGRGDEYRRIWFERDVLASFNHPLLPKLHGVLVTDKIVGYAVDYCPGRDLNYLRKKQTEKMFSDDIIRFYAAELVLGLEYLHGLGIVYRDLKPENVMIQENGHLMLVDFDLSTKLPSKSAQTSPMIVTKPEPNINKPERKKKRFCISFNRRDPEISPKHSATLGATSTSSSSDSTEKSNSFVGTEEYVAPEIIRGDGHDFSVDWWCLGVMLYEMLYGSTPFRGVNRKETFYRIITKQPDLTGELTPLRNLIKKLLEKDPRKRISVGEIKGHDFFRAVDWDSIVDMPRPPFIPELTAVEGGGGHEKLDVESYVQRVFATKVEGKMENVQKSDEENQNREMWVNNHPTQIQHDNFVVF; encoded by the exons ATGCACGGCGGCGATCACCACGAAGGTACAGCATTCTCTCTGAATTTGAACGATCTGAATATTATCTCAGCCCTAGGCCGCGGTGCCAAAGGTGTGGTTTTCCTCGTTAAAAAACAAGGGGACGGGAAATTGCTTGCTCTCAAAGCAATCTCCAGATCTTCGATTGAAAAAAAGAAGCACGGCAAGACCACCGGTGTAAGTATCGGAGGTCGCGGCGATGAATACAGAAGGATTTGGTTTGAGAGAGATGTGTTAGCATCATTCAATCATCCGCTGTTGCCCAAGCTTCATGGCGTTTTGGTAACTGACAAGATCGTCGGATACGCCGTTGATTACTGTCCCGGCCGTGATCTCAATTATTTGAGGAAAAAGCAAACTGAGAAAATGTTCTCCGACGATATCATCAG ATTTTACGCGGCAGAATTGGTGTTGGGATTGGAGTATCTCCATGGACTAGGGATTGTTTACAGAGATTTGAAACCAGAAAACGTGATGATTCAGGAAAATGGACATTTAATGCTCGTGGATTTCGATCTCTCCACAAAACTCCCATCGAAATCTGCACAAACCAGCCCAATGATCGTCACCAAACCAGAGCCCAACATCAACAAGCCGGAAAGGAAGAAAAAGAGATTCTGCATCTCCTTCAACCGCCGCGATCCCGAAATCTCCCCGAAACACTCCGCCACACTCGGAGCTACCTCAACCAGTTCCAGCTCCGATTCAACGGAGAAATCAAATTCGTTCGTCGGCACGGAGGAGTACGTGGCGCCGGAGATCATACGAGGCGACGGCCACGATTTCTCCGTCGACTGGTGGTGCTTAGGTGTGATGCTCTACGAGATGCTGTACGGCTCCACGCCGTTTCGAGGAGTGAACCGGAAGGAAACATTTTACCGAATCATAACCAAGCAACCGGACTTAACGGGGGAGTTGACGCCGTTAAGGAACTTGATAAAAAAACTACTAGAGAAAGACCCGAGGAAGAGGATCTCCGTCGGTGAAATCAAGGGCCACGATTTCTTCAGGGCCGTAGATTGGGACTCGATCGTCGATATGCCCAGACCGCCGTTTATACCTGAGTTAACGGCGGTGGAGGGCGGTGGAGGGCATGAGAAACTTGACGTGGAGTCGTACGTCCAAAGGGTGTTTGCTACTAAGGTCGAGGGTAAAATGGAGAATGTCCAAAAATCGGATGAAGAAAATCAAAACAGGGAAATGTGGGTCAACAATCATCCCACTCAAATTCAACATGacaattttgttgttttttaa